Genomic DNA from Prunus persica cultivar Lovell chromosome G1, Prunus_persica_NCBIv2, whole genome shotgun sequence:
CCCTTTCTCTTTTACCTTAATACCTCATCTTTCCCCTAGGAACACTTAACTTTCTCTttagtgctaaactcatgacaaCTTTGCTCCCATaccacaagcctctcatgccaagctaagatTTTACATGTAAGCACtaagaatttatctgtaagcagccattattttttgttggtgaaggtaaccaaggtgTTTCTTAAGGCTTTACTATCCTTTCGAAACATTTTGGGGTCTGATCTTTGAACTCAGACACAGGGGATATTTTCTTCAGTTTACTCCTTACAgcagcccagcccatttgtAGCTGCCAGAAGAAAAAGGCCCCTACACCCAACAACGAGGACACTTTAGTAATTAGTACCACTCTTACCTCAATTCcttatggtttagtaaacaacttcaataggaatccagaatctaattctcctcaatccaactcctcctcaattcaattcctcctaaGCCCAGCCCATTTGTAGCTGCCAGAAGAAAAAGGCCCCTACACCCAACAACGAGAACACTTTAGTAATTAGTACCACTCTTACCCCAATTCcttatggtttagtaaacaacttcaataggaatccagaatctaattctcctcaatccaactcctcctcaattcaattcctcttAATCCGATTGCGGTTTAGTAAATATGCCTTCCTTATCCGTCAATAATGAGATTGAATTTTGGGGTAAGGAAGCAAATACACTACTCTAGTCAACTAGCCTAATCCATATTTACATAtcataatcaatttttaacATGTAAGATATCAACATGTGATTGACACTTCACAGTAGCAAATGGAAGTTGTTTGCCAGACAGGTAATTTTGTGATTCAAACTCAGAGGATTTGTAAGGTATCAAAAGTCATTGACATGCCAATGCAAGTTACCCCTCGAGAGGTTTTTACTCTGCAAAACTTGGTCATTTGATTGATGTTGAAATTTATTCCGAAGTCCTTGAGAGGTTTTTACTCATCTTCCCATGTTTGAAGCATTCTTCATAGTGTCATCAAATCATCAAAAGTAAAAGTTCCAGAGTTGGTAAATGTCTATAGAGGTGCCAGGAAAATATATTTCATGCTTCAATCATACCTACACGTAAACTGGTAACATTTTGCATGCTTCTCTGATTTTGATAGGCACAAACCCTAGAGGTATAATAAGCCTATAAAAATCACCCAAAGCATCATTTCAAATGATCCATCTGTATGATTGCATTGCACCAGAGAACATTGCTTCAAAAAGAATGGAACGGCTGCTATCTTACTGGAGATTTTTCCACAAATATCCTCTCCCTTGTCTTTCTTGCCTGCAACATCAAGACAcccaagagaaagagaagtctCATTAGAAAAAGTATAACATAAATTGCTGCCTAATCTCAAAAAGGTTTCACAGTTCATGCTGTTAAAGGAATGACTCCTTCTAAAGATAGCATTTCTGGTTAGCTGCTAAAGAAATGATTGACTAACAGGCTTGTGAATTCTGAACTGAAATATTCGATATCAATACTGTCTTTTTAAGTTCCTTTCTCTTTTAGCTTCTCCACAACTGAGCAGCGcagattcaaattttcatcctGAAATACTAAAAGATGGAGagtttaccttttcttcccaATTTGTACAACTTGTTATCACAGAGTAAAGAAATGCTTGCAGAAAAGAACCGACTTGTATCCCAATCCAAAGCCCCCTTCCTCTCAAGTCTAACCAGAAACACAATGTGGCAGCAACCGGAATCCCAACTAGATAATATGCTCCGAGGTTGACATACACTCCCAAGTCCTGCCATCCACATCCCCTAGCAATACCTGTtttgaattatatataaaacaaaaggctTTGAGTTTCACAGAATTACTGCATTGAAGATGCATGAACATAAATGTGGAGGGAATAGAATCATAACCAGAAAGAACCCCGTGTAAGTTGTCGGATATAACTGATAGACAAATCAGAGGAGCCATGGAAGTGACATAATCCACAACTTCCTTGTCCTTGCTGAAAATGTAACCAAAAACAGATCGGCTGGCGAAAACGGTTGAGCTTATAATAACTACCCCTGAGACTGTAAGAAACATAACAGCAGCAACAGCTAATCGAGCTGCTTGGGGATTTCCAGCACCTAATTCATTTGAAACCCTAGTGCTAAAACccaattagaaaacaaatcatTAGTACACAAACCTAAGAAGATTCGTCATATAAGAAATCAGTTTTATGTTATATTCATATGTGCCTTGATACGAACCTTCCTGCTGCACCAAGGCCTTCTGGTATTGTATACAGTGATGAGATGGTTGACAAGCTGTTCAGAAAAGTAAAACATTTTATTGATTTGAAGAATATAACTCGCTAGTTGTCATGGAGGTCACTTAAAATTGCAGCATACCATATAGATAAAACTGAAGTTTCAAGCTCCGGATTTGGTAGAAAACCAGCCAGCAAGATAAGGAGCTCAAATGACCACCATTCAAGGCTATAAGCATCACATCAGATGGGAAATCACATTATTAGTACTAATGctagaaaagaaaactagAAGATTTTAAAAGCTAGCAACAAGAAGGTTACCAAATCATTACGGCAGAAGGAATTGCAAAACGCAAGAATTCTCTAATTCCTTGAAACAGCTCCAAAGAAATTGGAACCCGGGTACGTGCACAGGCAGTGGAGTACGTCACATATAGTATGAGTAGAATCACATTTAACCAATACGACATACCAATGGCTAATGCTGCTCCAAGGTGTCCTAGTCCAGACTTAAATACCATAGCCCAACAAAAAGGTATGTGGAAGCACAGAGAAGCACAACCGCATACGAGCAAGGGAATGATCAAGCTTTGTGTCTGAAGATATTTACAAAGTGGCTGAAGAGTTGCATAAGCAAAGAGTGCAGGTAAGAGCATCCTTGCAAACTTACCAGCTTCAAGTGAAATTAGAGGGTCTTGGCCCATGAAAATTAGTATTTCTCCCATGTAGATCCACACGAGAGACAGAGGGAGACAAACTAGGAGTAGAGAAAAAATAGCAGTGTTGATTTGAAGTCCTAGTTGTTTATATTGCTGAGCTCCATAAGCTTGCCCTGACAGAGTTTCCAGTGCACAAGCCATTCCAAACTGTTTGACATGTACAAATTAgaaaacccattaagttctTAAGGACTGGTACCCAATTTGATCCTTTTCTTCTTGAAGGCAAAACTCCAAATGATGAAATTTATCCTTTTCAATAGTTACAACATTTGGTTCACTCATCTTAATCCTACATTGCCTGTTCTCTCTTATGGTAAGAACAACAAGTAACAACtaacacaaacaaaaaggaaaatgaaaaaagcaTACATTAACACGAGGGGTTGGGATTTTAAACGAgatttatctatatattatttatcatAAACCTCGGTTGcccaaaatttattaaaaaaataaaacaaacagaaacagaaacagggAAAGCACTTACAAGAAGACTGAAGCCGGAGACAGCACAAAAAGAGATGGCAATCGCAGTGCTGGAAAGAGAGAGCTGACCCAGATGGCCCACCATCATGATCGAAATGATTTGCAAGAAGTACTGAGACAAATTCACAGCCACCATAGGCCCTGCTATGTATCCCAACCTTTTCACTTCTGCAACAAACAAACCGCATCTGTCAACACGTCCTCTGTCCTCTCCCTCTTCTATTAACAAACTCTTGtccattctctctctatctatcTACTATCTACCATCTACCATCTACCATCTCAGACTGTTATCAACCTCGTCTCactcatatatatacatcTCCTTTGTGACAATGGTATGTGTGGATTAAGAAAGAGACGTAAAAGTTTTGGCTTTTCCTATGATTgcatattttgttgttgttattattattacattaATGAATTTCCTTTATAGATTTGGAAGTTTTCAAGAGGCACGTGGAAATTTTGGCAACATGGTCAGAACCCAACGCCCTCTTCGGCCATGACCTCTCTCTAGGACGTTGAACTTGTACATACATAGTATGCAACAGATTCTACGTTATTTGTGGTATTTTAGTAAATACGCTTGCAAAAGGTTGATTATCTTGCTCTGTTTTGCACAGGGACAGGGCAGGGacatgtgagagagagagagaacaaactTGTTTTGAGAATGATTTGTTAATTCCATCAGAATCTCATTCTTCTCATGGCATTGGCATGTATCAGTTCGTATGTAAAATGTATGACGTTTGGGTTTGTGCCTGTTTGAGCCTAAATAAATCCACCCAACGGAGCAAGAGCTCATGGTGGGCTTGTAAGTGGTGCAAGGTGGGTGAAGTCCAAAAGCCCGGTTGATAAGCCCAAGTATGAAGCTCAAGGGTGGAGTCCAAAGTGAAACTCAAAGGTGGGCTAGTGTAGTAGCAAGGATGAGGCCTCACGGTCTcatggggtttttttttttttttttttttgttgttgaatggTCTCATAGGGTTAAACATGTAAACATACATGTCGTCAAATTatgatattattataatatatattagtcTCTCCATACGCACTTCCATTGCGCTTCTcagaggctttttttaaataaaaaaaaatttaaaatttattttagaattaaaaaagataatgagtagttgtgttccataaaaatagaactcattatctgatttttcttttaattttaattttttaaatatgaaaaagtgtgaatttaccatattatcctcatttaataataatttcaattcttaatgtttacatTAACCAAAgacattttctgatattttgaatgttttactatATATAGATGTATGTGATCATGAAAGATTACTAACAGCCAAAAATGGCTAAACTATTAGCAACAAAGCTACTTTGTTTGGTCAGCTATGTTTTAGCTTTTGTCAAATAATCAAAGTTGATAAATGATTatttacatttatatataatggcTCGGACATTAGTAAAGGCCAAGAAATAGCCTACATATATGTGGGAACACATATTTCGACAACTAATAGATGAGCCacacatgaaaaataaatattctctAGGTTAACTGATTACCCTAATtaaatcatatttaattagaaaaattattatttatttaagatgGGAATATCTCCCCAAGTCAAGGATGAAATTTCCAACAAATGgcctacatatatatatatatatatatatatatatatgaaaatgcTATGATGCTTGGTTATTATAAAGGATATGGTAATTTCTTGACTAGAGCATCGGGTTCTCATGTCGCCCCAACATTGATGGGATTCTCAACCAAATTAGAAACTCCAAGTGCACGATGTCTCACCAAAGATCGGATCATACAATCAGAAGTCTAAACCCAATTCAAGAAGCTAAGTTCAAAAGTTCCAGCATAAGTCTCCTTGCAAGTGGTGGAATTCAAAGATGGGAAGACTCGTACCCAATTCAAGAAGCTAAGTTCAGAAGTTCCAGCTTAAGTCTCTTTGCAAGCGGTGGAATTCAAAGATGGGAAGGCTCGTAGCCAACTTACCAGGACTTATTGCATCCCAGGTCAAGAGAAGAGTTTCACAATCCCAATTCCATTTTATTGACCAACCATATGGGTTGGTGGTAGTTGGGAATTCTCATTAAATGCCTAGAGCTCCGGAAGACATTAATTTTGGAAGCATTTTCAATGAAAGCCAGTTGAGGCCATTTAATGGTTAAATCCATGAGCTG
This window encodes:
- the LOC18792111 gene encoding protein DETOXIFICATION 14, which translates into the protein MDKSLLIEEGEDRGRVDRCGLFVAEVKRLGYIAGPMVAVNLSQYFLQIISIMMVGHLGQLSLSSTAIAISFCAVSGFSLLFGMACALETLSGQAYGAQQYKQLGLQINTAIFSLLLVCLPLSLVWIYMGEILIFMGQDPLISLEAGKFARMLLPALFAYATLQPLCKYLQTQSLIIPLLVCGCASLCFHIPFCWAMVFKSGLGHLGAALAIGMSYWLNVILLILYVTYSTACARTRVPISLELFQGIREFLRFAIPSAVMICLEWWSFELLILLAGFLPNPELETSVLSICLSTISSLYTIPEGLGAAGSTRVSNELGAGNPQAARLAVAAVMFLTVSGVVIISSTVFASRSVFGYIFSKDKEVVDYVTSMAPLICLSVISDNLHGVLSGIARGCGWQDLGVYVNLGAYYLVGIPVAATLCFWLDLRGRGLWIGIQVGSFLQAFLYSVITSCTNWEEKARKTRERIFVEKSPVR